From a single Notolabrus celidotus isolate fNotCel1 chromosome 7, fNotCel1.pri, whole genome shotgun sequence genomic region:
- the tmod1 gene encoding tropomodulin-1 translates to MSVIKKEMDKYRDIDEDELLKKLSEEELQRLEDELEELDPDNALLPAGMRQKDQTKKAPTGTFQRDNLVAHLEKQAKEHPDREDLVPYTGEKRGKAWVPKKIVDPIMENVTLEPELEEALSSATDAELCDIAAILGMHTLMSNQQYYEALASSTIVNKQGLNSVIQCTQYKPVPDEEPNATDVEDTLQRMKRNDPDLIEVNLNNIRNIPIKTLKEYADALITNSVVERFSIVGTRSNDPVAFALAEMLKVNTTLKSLNVESNFITGSGIVSLIAALQSNTTLQELKIDNQSQPLGNKVEMEIASMLEKNTTLLKFGYHFTQQGPRLRGSNAMMNNNDLARAVRSESDGSFTLTLSVPELERAFGKKFKSKTNKKEKA, encoded by the exons ATGTCGgtgataaagaaagaaatggacAAGTACAGGGACATCGACGAGGACGAGCTGCTGAAGAAACTGTccgaggaggagctgcagcgaTTAGAGGATGAGTTAGAGGAGCTGGATCCTGAC AACGCTCTGTTGCCGGCCGGGATGCGCCAGAAAGACCAGACAAAGAAAGCTCCGACAGGAACTTTCCAGAGAGACAACCTCGTGGCCCATCTGGAGAAACAGGCCAAGGAGCATCCTGACAGAGAAGACCTGGTACCGTACACGGGGGAAAAGAGAG GAAAAGCCTGGGTGCCCAAAAAGATTGTGGACCCCATCATGGAGAATGTGACTCTGGAGCCGGAGCTGGAAGAAGCCCTGTCTAGTGCTACTGATGCTGAACTGTGTGATATTGCAG CCATCCTGGGTATGCACACCCTGATGAGTAACCAGCAGTACTATGAAGCCCTGGCCAGCAGCACCATAGTCAACAAGCAAGGCCTCAACA GTGTGATCCAGTGCACCCAGTATAAACCAGTCCCTGATGAAGAGCCCAACGCCACCGATGTCGAAGATACGCTGCAGAGGATGAAAAGGAACGACCCGGACCTGATCGAGGTCAACCTCAACAACATCAGA AACATCCCCATCAAGACCCTGAAGGAGTACGCAGACGCTCTGATCACAAACAGCGTGGTGGAGAGGTTTAGTATCGTAGGAACCCGGAGCAACGACCCCGTAGCTTTC GCGCTGGCCGAGATGTTGAAGGTGAACACGACACTGAAGAGCCTGAACGTTGAGTCTAACTTCATCACAGGATCAGGAATCGTGTCCCTCATAGCGGCACTGCAGAGCAACACGACGCTACAGGAGCTCAAGATAGACAACCAG AGCCAGCCTCTGGGCAACAAGGTGGAGATGGAGATAGCCAGCATGCtggagaaaaacaccaccctgcTGAAGTTTGGATATCACTTCACCCAGCAGGGCCCGCGCCTCCGAGGCTCCAACGCCATGATGAACAACAACGACCTGG CCCGGGCCGTCAGGTCAGAGTCGGACGGCTCCTTCACTCTCACTCTGTCCGTGCCCGAGCTGGAGAGAGCCTTCGGGAAAAAGTTCAAGTCCAAGACTAA TAAGAAAGAGAAGGCTTGA